In Agromyces sp. G08B096, a genomic segment contains:
- the glmS gene encoding glutamine--fructose-6-phosphate transaminase (isomerizing): MCGIVGYVGERESLDVLLSGLRRLEYRGYDSAGVAVIDDGGSLETAKRAGKLQVLADELARHPLAGGGTGIGHTRWATHGGPTDRNAHPHLGDEGRLALIHNGIIENFSELKQELLAEGFAFESETDTEVAAVLLGREVRATGDLREAFRRTVARLEGAFTLLAVHRDEPGLVVGARRNSPLVIGLGDGENFLGSDVAAFVEYTKRALAIGQDQIVAITADEVTVTDFDGTPVEVEPFEVAWDASAAEKGGWSSFMRKEVQEQPEAVAKTILGRIADGQVVIPELETFGDDRLRSIRRITVIACGTAAYAGMVAKYAIEQWARIPVEVELSHEFRYREPVLDEDTLVVSISQSGETMDTLMAVKYAREQGAKTLSICNTQGATIPRESDGVVYTHAGPEVAVASTKAFVAQITALYLFGLHLARVRGTLDERALAEQLAELQAVPAKLEEVLGEADRVAQLAHWMADTRSVLFLGRHVGYPIALEGALKLKELAYIHAEGFAAGELKHGPIALIEPGQPVFVVVPSPRGSAALHPKVVSNIQEIRARGARVIAIAEAGDAAVLPFADEVIRIPLAAPLFEPLLAVVPLQVFAMELSQAKGLDVDQPRNLAKSVTVE; encoded by the coding sequence ATGTGTGGAATCGTCGGATACGTCGGTGAGCGTGAGAGCCTCGACGTCCTGCTGAGCGGCCTGCGCCGTCTCGAGTACCGTGGCTACGACTCGGCGGGCGTCGCCGTCATCGACGACGGCGGGAGCCTCGAGACCGCCAAGCGCGCCGGCAAGCTCCAGGTGCTCGCCGACGAGCTCGCTCGTCACCCCCTGGCGGGCGGTGGCACGGGCATCGGGCACACCCGGTGGGCGACGCACGGCGGTCCCACCGACCGCAACGCGCACCCGCACCTCGGCGACGAGGGCCGGCTCGCGCTCATCCACAACGGCATCATCGAGAACTTCTCCGAGCTGAAGCAGGAGCTGCTCGCCGAGGGCTTCGCCTTCGAGTCCGAGACCGATACCGAGGTCGCCGCCGTGCTGCTCGGCCGCGAGGTCCGCGCCACGGGCGACCTGCGCGAGGCGTTCCGTCGCACGGTCGCCCGCCTCGAGGGGGCGTTCACGCTCCTCGCCGTCCACCGCGACGAGCCGGGTCTCGTGGTCGGCGCCCGGCGCAACTCGCCCCTCGTCATCGGCCTCGGCGACGGCGAGAACTTCCTGGGCTCGGACGTCGCGGCGTTCGTCGAGTACACCAAGCGCGCGCTCGCCATCGGGCAGGACCAGATCGTCGCGATCACCGCTGACGAGGTCACCGTCACCGACTTCGACGGGACGCCCGTCGAGGTCGAGCCCTTCGAGGTCGCCTGGGACGCATCGGCGGCCGAGAAGGGCGGCTGGTCGTCGTTCATGCGCAAGGAGGTGCAGGAGCAGCCGGAGGCGGTCGCGAAGACCATCCTCGGTCGCATCGCCGACGGCCAGGTCGTGATCCCCGAGCTCGAGACCTTCGGCGACGACCGGCTCCGGAGCATCCGTCGCATCACGGTGATCGCGTGCGGCACCGCCGCGTACGCCGGCATGGTGGCGAAGTACGCGATCGAGCAGTGGGCCCGCATCCCCGTCGAGGTGGAGCTCAGCCACGAGTTCCGGTACCGCGAGCCCGTCCTCGACGAGGACACGCTCGTCGTCTCCATCAGCCAGTCGGGCGAGACGATGGACACGCTCATGGCCGTGAAGTACGCGCGTGAGCAGGGCGCCAAGACGCTCTCGATCTGCAACACGCAGGGCGCGACCATTCCGCGCGAGTCCGACGGCGTCGTCTACACGCACGCCGGACCCGAGGTGGCGGTGGCCTCGACGAAGGCGTTCGTCGCGCAGATCACGGCGCTCTACCTCTTCGGGCTCCACCTCGCGCGGGTGCGCGGGACGCTCGACGAGCGGGCGCTCGCGGAGCAGCTCGCCGAGCTGCAGGCGGTCCCGGCCAAGCTCGAGGAGGTCCTCGGCGAAGCCGACCGCGTCGCCCAGCTCGCGCACTGGATGGCCGACACGCGTTCCGTGCTGTTCCTCGGGCGGCACGTGGGCTACCCGATCGCGTTGGAGGGTGCGCTGAAGCTCAAAGAGCTCGCGTACATCCACGCCGAGGGGTTCGCCGCGGGTGAGCTGAAGCACGGCCCGATCGCGCTCATCGAGCCGGGTCAGCCCGTGTTCGTGGTGGTGCCGAGCCCGCGCGGGTCGGCGGCGCTGCACCCGAAGGTCGTCTCGAACATCCAGGAGATCCGGGCGCGCGGGGCCCGCGTGATCGCGATCGCCGAGGCGGGCGACGCGGCGGTGCTCCCGTTCGCCGACGAGGTCATCCGCATCCCGCTCGCGGCGCCGCTGTTCGAGCCGCTGCTCGCGGTCGTGCCGCTGCAGGTCTTCGCCATGGAACTGTCGCAGGCCAAGGGTCTCGACGTCGATCAGCCGCGGAACCTCGCGAAGTCCGTGACGGTGGAGTGA
- a CDS encoding holo-ACP synthase: protein MIAGIGVDVVDIARFERSLIRTPRLVDRLFAESERGRPARSLAARFAAKEALIKALGGPALMRWHDMRIVQDAAGNPDFALSGALADHVASLGIDRVHLSMSHDAGIASAFVVLERVADGAASAEGKAGR, encoded by the coding sequence GTGATCGCGGGGATCGGGGTCGACGTGGTCGACATCGCGCGGTTCGAGCGCTCGCTCATCCGCACCCCGCGACTCGTCGACCGCCTGTTCGCTGAGAGCGAACGCGGGCGTCCGGCTCGTTCGCTCGCCGCGCGCTTCGCCGCCAAGGAGGCCCTGATCAAGGCGCTCGGCGGGCCGGCGCTCATGCGCTGGCACGACATGCGCATCGTGCAGGATGCCGCGGGCAACCCCGATTTCGCGCTCTCGGGCGCGCTCGCCGACCATGTCGCGAGTCTCGGCATCGACCGCGTGCACCTGTCGATGAGCCACGACGCGGGCATCGCGAGCGCGTTCGTCGTGCTGGAGCGGGTGGCCGACGGTGCTGCCTCCGCCGAGGGGAAGGCCGGCCGATGA
- the alr gene encoding alanine racemase: protein MTDAASRRPFREAVVDLGAVRANLASIAERVRPAQVMAVVKADAYGHGAVPVARAAVAAGADWLGTADLGEALALRDAGIDVPLLAWLHDPEPDFAGPVERDIDLGISSADQLRRAAETADRVGRPASVHLKIDTGLSRNGVPPEDWDASAALAAELEARGLLRVRGVFSHLANTSAEEDAAQLAAFERALTAAELAGLAPEVRHIASTAAALRLPAARYDLVRIGIGGYGVPPYSDGTTAADLGLRPAMTLRGRVAAVRRIDAGTGVSYGHAWRAERPTTLALIPLGYGDGVPRQASGRGEVLLRGRRRRVVGRIAMDQFLVDVGDDQVAVGDEVVLFGDPATGAPSADDWGDAAGTIGYEIVTRIGPRVPRTYVGGV from the coding sequence ATGACGGATGCCGCGTCGCGAAGGCCCTTCCGCGAGGCCGTCGTCGACCTCGGCGCGGTGCGCGCCAACCTCGCATCGATCGCCGAGCGGGTGCGTCCCGCGCAGGTGATGGCCGTCGTGAAGGCCGACGCCTACGGCCACGGGGCCGTGCCGGTCGCCCGGGCGGCCGTGGCCGCCGGGGCGGACTGGCTCGGCACGGCCGACCTCGGCGAGGCGCTGGCCCTGCGCGATGCGGGCATCGATGTCCCGCTCCTCGCGTGGCTGCACGACCCCGAGCCCGACTTCGCCGGACCCGTCGAACGGGATATCGATCTCGGCATCTCCTCGGCCGACCAGCTGCGCCGGGCAGCGGAGACCGCCGACCGCGTGGGCCGGCCGGCGTCCGTGCACTTGAAGATCGACACCGGCCTCAGCCGCAACGGCGTGCCTCCCGAGGACTGGGATGCCTCGGCGGCGCTCGCCGCCGAGCTGGAGGCGCGCGGCCTCCTCCGGGTGCGCGGCGTCTTCAGCCATCTCGCGAACACCTCGGCCGAGGAGGATGCCGCGCAGCTCGCCGCGTTCGAGCGGGCGCTCACCGCGGCCGAACTGGCCGGGCTCGCGCCAGAGGTACGGCACATCGCCTCGACGGCCGCGGCGCTCCGGCTCCCGGCCGCGCGGTACGACCTCGTGCGCATCGGCATCGGCGGGTACGGCGTGCCCCCCTACAGCGACGGCACGACGGCCGCCGACCTGGGGCTCCGGCCGGCGATGACGCTCCGCGGCCGGGTCGCCGCGGTGCGCCGCATCGACGCGGGCACCGGGGTCTCGTACGGCCACGCCTGGCGCGCCGAGCGGCCGACCACACTCGCGCTCATCCCGCTCGGGTACGGCGACGGCGTGCCACGTCAGGCTTCCGGTCGCGGGGAGGTGCTGCTCCGCGGACGCCGCCGACGCGTCGTCGGACGCATCGCCATGGACCAGTTCCTCGTGGATGTGGGCGACGACCAGGTCGCGGTCGGCGACGAGGTCGTGCTCTTCGGCGACCCGGCGACCGGTGCGCCGTCGGCGGACGACTGGGGCGATGCGGCGGGCACCATCGGCTACGAGATCGTCACGCGCATCGGCCCGCGGGTGCCGCGCACCTACGTGGGAGGCGTGTGA